In Drosophila simulans strain w501 chromosome 3R, Prin_Dsim_3.1, whole genome shotgun sequence, a single window of DNA contains:
- the LOC6729386 gene encoding hatching enzyme 1.2, with protein MDKSRSYTGSLLLLILLGISLGDSMPLEDMDSQEMIDLTDLGDTLFGNPDVETTGALVEALDVESPLNPEELGTYHEGDILIPLSYRDARFNGTRNGILALSSRWPGGVVPYEIKGPFTSQELGNINHAFREYHTRTCVRFKPRTTEKDYISIGSGKSGCWSSIGRLGGRQEVNLQSPNCLRTYGTPIHELMHALGFFHEQNRHERDSYVRVMKDNIKPEMMVNFEKSSSRTQYGFGVEYDYGSVMHYSPTSFTRNGQPTLKALRATSDASQMGQRKGFSAGDVRKINAMYKCKV; from the exons ATGGACAAATCGCGAAGTTATACTGGTTCGCTTTTGCTACTGATTCTACTGGGCATTTCGCTGGGAGATTCTATGCCCCTGGAGGATATGGACTCCCAGGAAATGATTGACTTGACAGATCTTGGAGATACTCTGTTTGGTAATCCGGACGTGGAGACCACTGGAGCCTTGGTCGAGGCACTCGATGTGGAATCCCCTCTGAATCCCGAGGAGCTGGGCACCTACCACGAAGGTGACATCCTGATTCCACTGAGCTACAGGGACGCCCGATTCAATGGCACCCGTAATGGCATTTTGGCGCTGAGTTCCCGCTGGCCGGGCGGCGTTGTGCCCTACGAGATTAAAGGTCCTTTTACCAGCCAGGAATTGGGGAATATCAACCACGCTTTTAGG GAATACCACACCAGAACCTGCGTGCGCTTCAAGCCCAGGACCACCGAAAAGGATTACATCTCCATTGGTAGCGGAAAGTCTGGCTGCTGGAGCAGCATTGGGCGCTTGGGAGGTCGCCAGGAAGTGAATCTGCAGTCGCCCAACTGCTTGCGTACATACGGCACTCCCATCCACGAGCTGATGCACGCCCTGGGCTTCTTCCATGAGCAGAATCGTCACGAACGTGACTCCTATGTGCGCGTGATGAAGGACAACATCAAGCCCGAGATGATGGTCAACTTCGAGAAGTCCAGTTCCAGGACACAGTACGGCTTCGGCGTGGAGTACGACTATGGCAGTGTGATGCACTACTCCCCCACCAGTTTCACTCGGAATGGCCAGCCCACGCTGAAGGCACTGCGGGCCACATCCGATGCCAGCCAGATGGGTCAACGCAAGGGCTTCTCTGCCGGAGATGTGCGCAAGATCAACGCGATGTACAAGTGCAAGGTATAG